One window of the Chryseobacterium camelliae genome contains the following:
- the murI gene encoding glutamate racemase gives MKTKKQDYSHLSPKQPIGIFDSGVGGLTVAKEIKRLLPHEDLIYFGDTKHLPYGEKSREAIIEYSTKITNFLLQQNCKAIVIACNTATANALKEVMESVAGKVPVIDVINPVAEKVAYEIHNNVGVIATKATVNSGLYKKSIRKHNKFIRVDELATPLLVPAIEEGFKNHPITHAIIYNYLSNSRLKNIETLILGCTHYPLLIDEIKQYYGNRVRVIDSPNIVANHLNIILDKYNLLNTQNPNPTYHFYLSDLTKNFEKISRKFFGKTIDLELKVL, from the coding sequence TTGAAAACAAAGAAACAGGATTATTCACATCTTTCACCGAAGCAGCCTATCGGCATTTTCGATAGTGGTGTTGGTGGTTTAACCGTCGCTAAGGAAATTAAAAGGCTCCTTCCTCATGAGGACCTGATTTATTTCGGGGATACCAAGCATCTTCCGTACGGAGAGAAATCAAGGGAGGCGATTATTGAGTATTCTACGAAAATCACCAATTTCCTGCTGCAGCAGAACTGCAAGGCCATTGTGATCGCCTGTAATACCGCCACCGCCAATGCGTTGAAGGAAGTTATGGAATCGGTGGCAGGAAAGGTTCCGGTCATTGATGTGATCAACCCGGTAGCGGAGAAAGTGGCGTATGAAATTCATAACAATGTGGGGGTTATTGCGACGAAAGCTACCGTCAATTCAGGACTGTATAAGAAAAGCATCCGGAAGCACAACAAATTCATCCGTGTGGATGAGCTGGCCACTCCTTTATTGGTTCCCGCTATTGAAGAAGGATTTAAAAACCATCCGATCACCCATGCCATCATCTACAATTACCTGAGCAACAGCCGCCTCAAAAATATTGAAACCCTTATTTTAGGATGTACGCATTATCCGTTGCTGATCGATGAAATCAAGCAGTACTACGGCAATCGCGTCCGGGTTATTGATTCACCGAACATTGTGGCGAACCATCTGAACATTATTCTGGATAAGTATAATCTCCTGAATACCCAAAACCCTAATCCGACCTATCATTTTTATCTTTCGGACCTGACTAAAAATTTCGAAAAGATCTCCAGGAAATTCTTCGGTAAGACCATAGACCTTGAACTGAAAGTATTGTAA
- the hemW gene encoding radical SAM family heme chaperone HemW, with translation MIYIHIPFCKQKCSYCNFHFSTSLHGKDEMLAAMKKEIFLRKGELQDRNLKSLYFGGGTPSILSSDEIKSLIDEVLKYYSFEQDIEVTLEANPDDLDKTFLKGLSGSPVNRLSIGTQSFFEADLKLMNRAHTAHEAEDSIKRAQDFGFENLSIDLIYGSPTSGLEIWKENLHKTIALEVPHISSYALTVEPKTALENWIKKGKVSNPREEEQNSEFYYLSSFLKDHGFDHYEISNFAKPGFYSRHNSAYWKYNEYLGIGPSAHSYNGRDKRSWNIAHNQQYIQKLSSGILAKEEEILSEKDQFNEMIMIGLRTVWGVDLDQLKTKFSGAILENFNAGIRQKMRDGILIMENNHLKIPEKHWFIADGIAADLFMV, from the coding sequence ATGATTTATATTCACATACCGTTCTGTAAGCAGAAATGCAGCTACTGCAATTTCCATTTTTCAACATCTTTACATGGTAAGGATGAGATGCTGGCTGCCATGAAGAAGGAAATCTTTCTGCGGAAAGGTGAGCTGCAGGACAGAAACTTAAAATCACTTTATTTCGGCGGTGGGACGCCGTCTATTCTTTCTTCGGACGAAATAAAATCCCTGATTGATGAGGTACTGAAGTATTACAGCTTTGAACAGGATATTGAAGTCACTTTAGAAGCGAATCCGGATGATCTGGATAAAACTTTCCTGAAAGGCCTATCCGGTTCTCCGGTGAACAGGCTTTCCATCGGAACCCAGAGCTTTTTTGAAGCCGATCTCAAGCTTATGAACCGTGCGCATACTGCCCACGAAGCGGAAGATTCCATTAAAAGAGCACAGGATTTCGGTTTTGAGAACCTGAGTATCGATTTAATTTACGGTTCACCTACTTCCGGTCTGGAAATCTGGAAGGAAAACTTGCATAAAACCATCGCCCTTGAAGTGCCGCATATTTCTTCTTATGCCTTAACGGTAGAACCAAAAACAGCCCTTGAAAACTGGATTAAAAAAGGAAAGGTGAGCAATCCCAGGGAAGAAGAACAGAACAGCGAGTTTTACTACCTGTCATCGTTCCTGAAAGACCATGGTTTTGACCATTACGAAATTTCCAATTTTGCAAAACCCGGCTTTTACTCCCGGCATAATTCTGCATACTGGAAGTATAATGAATACCTGGGAATAGGTCCTTCCGCCCATTCTTACAACGGTCGTGATAAAAGGAGCTGGAATATAGCCCATAACCAGCAGTACATTCAAAAGCTCAGCTCGGGAATCCTGGCCAAGGAAGAGGAAATCCTTTCTGAAAAGGATCAGTTCAATGAAATGATCATGATCGGGCTCAGGACAGTCTGGGGAGTAGACCTTGATCAGCTGAAAACAAAATTTTCTGGTGCCATCCTGGAGAATTTCAATGCGGGCATCCGTCAGAAGATGCGGGATGGTATCCTCATTATGGAAAACAACCACCTCAAGATTCCTGAAAAACACTGGTTTATAGCAGATGGGATTGCTGCGGACCTGTTTATGGTATAA